From a region of the Drosophila virilis strain 15010-1051.87 chromosome 3, Dvir_AGI_RSII-ME, whole genome shotgun sequence genome:
- the Gk1 gene encoding glycerol kinase 3, with product METGEGNMAGPFIGAIDEGTTSARFMIFRAGTDDIVCYHQIEVPSIYVKEGWCEQDPRVITNTVNECIEGACQKLVALGGKIEDILAIGITNQRESTLVWDRHTGEALGNAIIWLDNRTTSTVEELLETIPNNARNINYLRPLCGLPLSPYFSGVKLRWLRDNVATVRRAMDAGDAMFGTIDTWLMYNLTGGVNGGVHKTDVTNASRTMLMNIETLQWDANLLKFFGLPNSILPEICSSAEHFGTIAGGVLRGISITADLGDQQAALVGQQCLVKGQAKATYGTGCFLLYNTGPSIVHSQHGLLTTVGYQLGRKATPYYALEGSVSIAGAAFNWLRDNIGLIQNTAQIESMASQVDSSLDVYFVPAFNGLYAPYWNQDARGVLCGLSEETTSEHIVRATLEAVCFQVRDILDSMHKDCKIPLAKLMVDGGMTVNNLFLQLQSDLVGIHVLRAKIAETTALGAAMAAYKTVAPQYNMEGPLSKSEEREAVKPKINSTERNLRYQKWKMAIERSLNWETSTLAQGERESFDGA from the exons ATGGAAACCGGCGAGGGAAACATGGCGGGGCCATTTATTGGCGCCATTGATGAGGGCACGACCTCGGCGCGCTTTATGATATTCCGTGCGGGCACCGATGACATCGTCTGCTACCATCAGATCGAGGTGCCCTCCATTTACGTCAAGGAGGGCTGGTGCGAGCAGGATCCGCGCGTCATTACCAACACTGTCAACGAGTGCATCGAAGGCGCCTGCCAAAAGCTCGTCGCGCTGGGCGGCAAAATTGAG GACATTTTGGCTATTGGCATTACCAATCAGCGTGAGTCCACTTTGGTCTGGGATCGCCACACGGGCGAGGCGCTGGGCAATGCCATCATTTGGCTGGACAATCGGACCACAAGCACTGTGGAGGAATTGCTAGAAACGATACCGAACAATGCGCGGAACATTAACTATTTGCGGCCACTGTGCGGCTTGCCGCTATCGCCGTACTTCTCCGGCGTAAAGCTGCGCTGGCTGCGCGACAATGTGGCCACGGTGCGCAGGGCCATGGACGCGGGCGACGCCATGTTTGGCACCATCGACACCTGGCTGATGTACAATCTGACGGGTGGAGTGAATGGCGGGGTGCACAAGACGGACGTGACAAATGCGTCGCGCACCATGCTTATGAACATCGAGACGCTGCAATGGGATGCCAATCTGTTAAAGTTCTTTGGCCTGCCCAATAGCATACTGCCGGAGATCTGCTCGAGCGCCGAGCACTTTGGCACGATTGCGGGCGGCGTGCTGCGGGGCATCAGCATTACGGCGGATCTGGGTGATCAGCAGGCGGCGCTGGTGGGTCAGCAGTGTCTGGTCAAGGGCCAGGCCAAAGCCACATACGGCACCGGCTGCTTTTTGCTCTACAATACGGGCCCATCCATAGTGCACTCACAGCACGGCCTGCTGACCACCGTGGGCTATCAGCTGGGACGCAAGGCGACGCCCTACTATGCGCTGGAAGGCAGCGTCTCTATAGCTGGTGCCGCCTTCAATTGGCTGCGCGACAACATTGGACTCATTCAGAATACGGCCCAGATTGAGTCCATGGCCAGCCAGGTGGACAGCTCGTTGGATGTGTACTTTGTGCCCGCATTCAATGGGCTGTATGCGCCCTACTGGAATCAGGATGCACGCGGCGTGCTCTGCGGCCTCAGCGAGGAGACGACCAGTGAGCATATTGTCCGCGCTACGCTGGAGGCGGTTTGCTTCCAAGTGCGAGACATACTCGACTCCATGCACAAGGACTGCAAAATTCCGCTGGCCAAGCTGATGGTCGATGGCGGCATGACCGTCAACAATCTGTTCCTGCAGCTGCAGTCCGATCTCGTCGGCATTCATGTGCTGCGCGCCAAGATTGCAGAGACCACAGCGCTG GGCGCTGCTATGGCCGCCTACAAGACGGTGGCGCCGCAGTACAACATGGAGGGGCCACTCTCCAAGTCGGAGGAGCGCGAGGCCGTCAAGCCGAAAATAAATTCCACGGAGCGTAATTTACGCTACCAGAAATGGAAAATGGCCATTGAGCGTTCCCTGAACTGGGAGACGTCCACACTGGCCCAAGGCGAGCGCGAATCCTTTGATGGTGCCTAA
- the NitFhit gene encoding nitrilase and fragile histidine triad fusion protein NitFhit — MSNTVKILSRTVAQIIFSRNKQQLRIMSGVPGAGGAAAVVAVGQMRATNDKACNLRQVEELVARAAASKAKMLFLPECCDFVGENRGETLQLAEPLTGELMRKYQELAKCHQMWLSLGGVHELKTDSDAEKARIYNAHVLVNDRGELAAVYRKLHLFDATTKEIRLRESDTVAPGERLEKPVSTPAGQVGLQICYDLRFAEPALLLRKQGAQLLTYPAAFTYATGKAHWEILLRARAIETQCFVVAAAQQGWHNKKRQSWGHSMIISPWGNVLADCGGDQELAVATAELDLCQLEQLYQSMPCFEHRRNDIYSLTGFKLSAPDYKLCAPSTQAGQDRPFAANIVDKRTIFFESEHCYAFTNLRCVVEGHVLVSTKRVTPRLNGLNCAEITDLFATVCMVQRMLEHIYGTTSATVTVQDGANAGQTVPHVHFHVMPRRNGDFGHNDQIYVKLDDRAENLPPRTLQERIDEAQKYRDYLHASAS; from the coding sequence ATGTCAAACACAGTTAAAATTCTCAGTCGAACAGTTGCCCAAATCATATTCAGCCGTAACAAACAGCAGCTGCGCATTATGTCAGGTGTGCCAGGTGCCGGCGGCGCCGCCGCTGTTGTGGCCGTTGGCCAGATGCGAGCAACCAATGACAAGGCATGCAATTTGCGGCAGGTGGAGGAGCTGGTGGCACGTGCCGCCGCCTCAAAGGCCAAGATGCTATTTCTGCCCGAGTGCTGTGATTTTGTGGGCGAGAATCGCGGCGAGACGCTGCAGCTGGCGGAGCCTCTGACTGGGGAGCTGATGCGCAAGTACCAGGAGCTGGCCAAATGCCATCAGATGTGGCTGTCGCTGGGCGGTGTGCACGAACTGAAGACGGACTCAGACGCGGAGAAGGCGAGAATATACAATGCCCATGTCCTGGTCAATGATCGGGGCGAACTGGCGGCCGTCTATCGCAAGCTGCATCTGTTCGATGCAACCACCAAGGAGATACGTTTGCGTGAATCGGATACGGTGGCGCCGGGTGAACGGCTGGAGAAGCCCGTGTCAACGCCCGCCGGCCAGGTGGGCCTGCAGATCTGCTATGATCTGCGCTTTGCAGagccggcgctgctgctgcgaaaACAGGGCGCCCAGCTATTGACCTATCCGGCGGCCTTTACCtatgccacgggcaaggcacACTGGGAGATTCTGCTGCGGGCGCGCGCCATCGAGACGCAGTGCTTTGTGGTGGCCGCCGCCCAGCAGGGCTGGCACAACAAGAAGCGTCAGAGCTGGGGCCACAGCATGATCATCAGTCCCTGGGGCAATGTGCTGGCCGACTGCGGCGGCGACCAGGAACTGGCCGTAGCCACAGCCGAGCTGGATCTGTGTCAGCTGGAGCAGCTCTATCAGAGCATGCCCTGCTTTGAGCATCGACGCAACGACATCTACAGCCTGACGGGCTTCAAGCTGAGCGCTCCGGACTACAAGCTGTGTGCGCCGAGCACACAGGCTGGACAGGATCGACCCTTTGCGGCGAACATCGTGGACAAGCGCACCATATTCTTCGAGTCCGAGCACTGTTATGCCTTCACCAATTTGCGCTGCGTCGTCGAGGGCCACGTTCTCGTCTCCACGAAGCGTGTGACGCCGCGCCTCAATGGACTCAACTGTGCCGAGATCACGGATCTGTTTGCCACCGTGTGCATGGTGCAGCGCATGCTGGAGCACATCTATGGCACCACCTCCGCCACGGTCACCGTCCAGGATGGCGCCAATGCCGGCCAGACGGTCCCTCACGTTCACTTCCATGTCATGCCGCGGCGCAATGGCGACTTTGGCCACAACGATCAGATCTATGTGAAGCTGGACGATCGCGCCGAAAATCTGCCGCCGCGCACGCTCCAGGAACGCATTGACGAGGCACAAAAGTACCGCGACTATCTACACGCCAGCGCCAGTTAA
- the mri gene encoding BTB/POZ domain-containing protein 10 yields MSTTPNSNSSGSNNSNNNNSNSNKQKQQQQQQQQHDTYSDSSSIEENLEAAEERRRRILKNRSRSSTYMQRQQQQQHSAMSVSSGAISKHDKSMTPTTSSAAAAAAAAAAAAAAAARLGPPERICMLVDGVRFTVEQTLLTAHPNTMLGTMFGTGFQCVHPNERGEYELADGISHLVFRSILEYYKSGVIRCPPTVSVPELKEACDYLLIPFDATTVRCQNLRGLLHELSNEGARQQFEVFLEDLILPLMVASAQRGDRECHVVVLLDDDMVDWDEEFPPQMGEEYCQTVHSTAMHRFFKYIENRDVAKQVMKDRGLKKIRCGIEGYPTHKEKIRRRPGGRAEVIYSYVQRPFIHMSWEKEEAKSRHVDFQCVKSKSVTNLAEANADPPLELDASGNPIPPPAVAVVNAQAHNVDLGAPAMGMVNIGVPADVVAAVVAVDEAAGGVVMLNELELAAAAVAAPGIVDEHV; encoded by the exons ATGTCAACAACTCCAAATTCGAATAGTAGTggtagcaacaacagcaacaacaacaatagcaacagtaataagcaaaagcaacaacagcaacaacaacaacaacacgacacatacagcgacagcagcagcatcgagGAGAATCTTGAGGCTGCCGAGGAGCGCAGACGGCGCATTCTAAAGaatcgcagtcgcagcagcaccTACatgcaacggcagcagcagcagcagcacagcgcCATGAGCGTCAGCAGCGGCGCCATCTCCAAGCATGACAAATCCATGACGCCCACCACGAgcagcgctgccgctgccgctgccgcagctgcagcggctgctgctgctgctgcgcgtcTGGGTCCGCCCGAGCGCATTTGCATGCTGGTGGACGGCGTGCGTTTTACCGTCGAGCAAACACTGCTCACAGCCCATCCGAATACCATGCTGGGGACCATGTTCGGCACCGGGTTTCAGTGTGTGCATCCGAATGAGCGCGGCGAATACGAACTGGCCGATGGCATCTCCCATTTGGTGTTTCGCTCCATACTCGAATACTACAAGAGCGGTGTTATACGCTGCCCGCCAACCGTATCGGTGCCGGAGCTGAAGGAGGCCTGCGACTATCTGCTGATACCCTTCGACGCGACCACTGTGCGCTGCCAGAATCTAA GAGGCCTGCTCCATGAGCTGAGCAACGAGGGTGCCCGCCAACAGTTCGAGGTCTTTCTGGAGGATCTGATATTGCCGCTCATGGTCGCCTCAGCGCAGCGCGGCGATCGCGAATGCCATGTCGTTGTGCTGCTCGACGACGACATGGTCGACTGGGATGAAGAGTTCCCCCCGCAAATGGGCGAGGAGTATTGCCAGA ctgtgcatAGCACGGCGATGCATCGTTTCTTCAAGTACATTGAGAATCGCGATGTGGCCAAGCAGGTGATGAAGGATCGTGGTCTGAAGAAGATACGCTGCGGCATAGAGGGCTATCCCACACACAAGGAGAAGATACGCCGCAGGCCCGGCGGCCGTGCTGAGGTCATTTACAGCTATGTTCAGCGTCCGTTCATACATATGTCCTGGGAGAAGGAGGAGGCCAAGAGTCGTCATGTCGATTTCCAGTGTGTCAAGTCCAAGTCTGTTACGAATCTCGCCGAGGCGAATGCCGATCCGCCGCTCGAATTAGATGCAA GTGGCAATCCCATACCACCGCCCGCCGTAGCCGTGGTCAATGCTCAAGCACACAATGTTGATCTGGGTGCACCGGCCATGGGCATGGTTAACATTGGCGTTCCCGCCGACGTTGTGGCCGCCGTTGTTGCGGTCGATGAAGCCGCCGGCGGCGTCGTCATGTTAAACGAACTGGAGCTTGCGGCCGCAGCGGTTGCTGCGCCGGGCATTGTTGATGAACATGTGTAG
- the LOC6623138 gene encoding uncharacterized protein C3orf38 homolog, with translation MQTQSMSISEQHRIGLRDLLINETNTPVLLQLARSVTKNVCSIEEPEEALDYLTAHTEDIHKLMYKRHITRDLLFKYLHKRQPGTYTDFTKADLVMRVINYWDQQLNAGTMQVQSSAIVDTYCPTQPCREEEFPIHLIARKFGEWFFDKYNSDQLKLTDLWSDAALQLEVIADDGTSEMQCASAEQVLLALISAKQQFGFYFNPNLTHSGVQGRIDNFGQVVVLCCGTLHTADRSVGVFECVFGLLRDPHANNNWKPKKFKCLLRSELRPPRLHTLTASETLQTALTLPTTSDTLD, from the exons atgcagacACAAAGCATGTCCATATCGGAGCAGCATCGCATTGGGCTGCGCGATCTCCTGATTAACGAAACGAACACGCCGgtgttgctgcagctggccaGAAGCGTCACAAAAAATGTGTGCAGCATCGAAGAGCCCGAAG AGGCGCTCGACTACCTGACGGCCCACACGGAGGACATACACAAGCTGATGTATAAACGACATATTACAAGGGACCTGCTGTTCAAATACCTGCATAAACGCCAGCCCGGCACCTATACAGACTTCACCAAAGCGGATCTGGTCATGCGTGTGATAAATTATTGGGATCAACAGCTGAACGCGGGCACCATGCAAGTCCAGAGCTCAGCAATCGTGGACACATATTGTCCGACCCAGCCGTGCAGGGAAGAGGAATTCCCCATACATTTGATAGCGCGCAAATTTGGCGAATGGTTCTTCGACAAATACAACTCCGACCAGCTGAAGCTGACCGATTTGTGGAGCGATGCAGCGCTGCAGCTGGAGGTCATTGCGGATGACGGCACCAGCGAGATGCAGTGCGCCAGCGCTGAGCAGGTGCTGTTAGCGTTAATTAGCGCTAAGCAACAGTTTGGCTTCTACTTTAATCCCAATTTAACGCATTCGGGCGTGCAGGGACGCATCGACAACTTTGGCCAGGTCGTGGTGCTCTGCTGTGGAACACTGCACACCGCCGACAGATCTGTTGGCGTCTTTGAATGCGTCTTTGGTCTGTTGCGCGATCCGCACGCAAACAACAACTGGAAGCCCAAAAAATTCAAGTGTTTGCTGCGCAGCGAACTCCGCCCCCCACGGCTGCACACCCTCACTGCCAGCGAGACGCTGCAGACGGCTCTGACGCTGCCCACGACCAGCGACACACTGGACTAG